From the genome of Thermosinus carboxydivorans Nor1:
TGTTGGACGAAAAGAATGCGCAAAGTTTCCTCGCCGGGGTGCAGGTTGTTGTCGATGCCCTGGACAATATCAAGACCCGGCTGGTGTTAGCAGCGGCAGCGGCCAGGCTGGGCCTGCCATTGGTCCATGGCGCCATTGCTGGCTGCACCGGCCAAGTAATGACCGTTTTTCCCGGCGACCCCGGTCTGGCGCATGTCTACCGGGGAATGACCGGGGCGGAACGCGGCGTAGAGGCGCTGCTTGGCAATCCCGCGCCGACGCCGGCGCTGGCGGCGGCGTTGCAGGCGCAAGAAGTCATAAAAATCCTGACTGGCCTTGGTCAGCCTATCAGGAACAAACTGCTTTACTTCGATACCGAGCAAAATATCTTTGAATTTTTTCATTTCGCATAGAGGTGGCTGGAGTGGAACTATCGCATTTTAATGAAGCCGGCAAAGCCCGGATGGTAGACGTTACCGCCAAAAATGATACGGTGCGGGAAGCTGTTGCCGAGGGCAGGGTAACAATGCGGCCTCAGACACTGGAACTGGTTAAAAAAGGGGCGATGGGTAAGGGCGATGTTCTCGCCGTAGCCCAAGTGGGAGGCATTATGGGCGCCAAACGCACTTGGGAGCTTATTCCGATGTGCCATCCGCTGCTGCTTACCGGTGTCAACATTGAATTTACCCTGCGGGAAGAAATCAGCGCCATTGACATTCGCGCCACGGTCAAGACGACCGGTAAAACGGGGGTCGAGATGGAAGCCCTTACCGCCGTATCTGTAGCCGCCCTTACTATTTATGACATGTGTAAAGCCGTAGATAAGGATATGATAGTGGAATATATCCGCCTGACAGCTAAATCAGGAGGCAAGAGCGGCAATTATCAGCGAGAGGAGTCGGTATGAGTGCGCGGAAAAATTGTAGCCGTTTGCATAAGTAAAAACAAAGGTGAGCGCAAGACAAATGTTGGGACAGGCAGATTGTTGACCGGCCTTGGCCTGGAGGGAGATGCCCATGCCGGCTTTCAGCATCGGCAGGTTAGCTTGCTGGCCCTTGAGAGCATCGAAAAGATGCGGCAAAAGGGGCTGGACGTTAAGCCAGGCGATTTTGCTGAAAACCTGACCACCGAAGGGATTGAACTCACGACCCTGCCGGTGGGTGCCAGGCTGAAAATCGGTGATGCCCTGCTGGAAGTCAGCCAAATCGGCAAAGAATGCCATACTCGCTGCAGCATTTATTACCAAGCCGGCGACTGTGTCATGCCGAAAGAGGGAATCTTTGCGATTGTTGTGCAACCTGGCGTAGTTTCGGTCGGCGATATCATTGAGGTGGTTGACAATGTTTAGCATCGGGATTATCACGGCCAGTGACAAAGGTTCGCGGGGCGAGCGGGAGGATATGAGCGGCAAAACTATTGCCGAGATGCTGGCTGGTCTGGGAACGGTCAAGCGTTATGTAGTTGTTCCCGATGACCAGGCGGTCATCAGCCGAGAAATTATCTACATGGCCGATGAACTCAAGATCGATTTAATTCTCACCACCGGCGGGACAGGGCTTGGACCGCGTGATGTTACGCCAGAAGCCACGCTGGCCGTGATTGACCGGCAAGTACCCGGCATTGCCGAAGCCATGCGGGCCAAATCGCTGGAAAAAACTTCGCGGGCGATGCTATCCCGCGCGGTCGCTGGCCTGCGCGGGCGCACCCTGATTATTAACCTGCCCGGCAGTCCTAAAGGTGTGCGGGAATGCCTCGAAGTAGTGTTGCCGGCCTTAGAACACGGGCTGGCCATTATGAAAGGCGAAGCTGGTGAGTGCGGCGGCGCTCCGGCTCACTAGTTCGGTAAAAATGGTTGTTTAATAGATGTTTTGAAGGTAGGGTATGGAAAATTTCTGGAATGGTTTGATACAGGCAATCGCGCTGCTGGCTAGCGGCGACGCCGAAGTGTACCAGGTAACGCTGCTCACGCTGTTTGTCTCCGGAACGGCAACGCTCATCAGTGTGGTCGTTGGCCTTCCGCTAGGATTGTGGCTGGCGTTCCGCGACTTTCCCGGCAAGAGTATTTGTTTGAGTTTGATCAATTTTGGCATGGGTCTGCCGCCGGTAGTGGTTGGCCTTGTTGTCAGCCTGCTTTTCTGGCGCTATGGGCCCTTGGGCATGTTGGGTCTGATGTATACGCCCTGGGCGATGATTATCGCCCAGGCATTAATTGCCAGCCCAATCGTCGCCGGACTGAGTTTTGCCGCTATTGCCGGCTTGAACCCCAAACTGCGCTGGCAATTATTATCGCTGGGGGCTACGTCTTGGCAAGCCAACTGGCTGCTTATCCGTGAAGCACGGCTGGGACTGCTGGCCGCCGTAATGGCCGGTTTCGGCGGCGTTGTTTCCGAGGTAGGGGCATCTATGATGGTTGGCGGCAATATTAAAGGTCAGACCAGGGTGCTTACGACCGCGACGGTGATGGAGGTCAGCAAAGGAAATTACGATATAGCTTTGGCGTTTAGTTTTATCTTGCTGATGCTTGCCTATACCGTCATTATTCTGCTGACTATTCTGCAGCAAAAAGGAAGGAAGGCATGGTAATGCAGCCTGTTCTGCGGATGACAGGGGTGAAGGTCAGGCGGCAGGGACGGACAGTGCTGGATATTGACCATTTCGCTGTAGCACCGGGCGAATTAGTAGCCATTATCGGCCCCAACGGCGCCGGTAAGAGCAGTCTGCTGCAGGTACTCAATCTGTTTTTGCCGTATTGCGGAAAAGTGGAACTTTTTGGTCAAAATGCGGCCGCGACTGAACCGCTGACGCTGCGGCGGCGCTGTGCCATGGTTTTTCAGGAGACGCTGCTTTTGGACGGAACGGTGTTCGAAAATGTGGCACTCGGCCTAAAATTCCGCCAGTTGCCCCAAGAGGTCGTCAAAGAGAAGGTTGCAGCGGCCCTCGATGTTTTTCACTGTGGTCACTTGGCATCCCGCCAGGCGTCACGCCTTTCCGGGGGAGAAGCGCAGCGTGTCTGTCTGGCCCGGGCGTTTGTCACCGACCCGGAATTACTCTTGCTTGATGAACCGTTTGCGTCCCTCGACCCGTCCACCAGGACCGCTCTCCTCACCGAACTGCGGCAGCTTGCCCAAGTACGATCCATGACAGTATTATTGGTTAGCCATAATTTTACCGATGTCCTGTATTTTGCTGACCGGGCCGTAGCCATGGCTCAAGGCCGCATTATTCAGGACGGCCATCCGGAAGTGCTGCTCAGACAGCCGGCCGATGAAACAGTAGCCAAACTGGTAGGGATGGATAATATTTTTGCCTGCACCGTTGAACCTGGGAGCGAGCAAACGGTGGTGCGGCTGACCGAGTCCATCCGGTTTACGCTGCCCGGCCGGCACGAGGCAGTCCGGTGCTGTTTGCCGGCAGACGCCATCTATCTTTGGGACGAACGGTTGTCGTTTGAGCGTCCACCATGGGTGGTGGTGGACGGCGTTGTCCGCCAAGTTGTCGCTGGCATCGGCGCCGAACGGATAATGGTGCAGGCGGAAGGAATTGTGTTTACCCTGTTGGCGCCGCGCCGGCAGGATACGAACCGGCTGCAAGCGGGCGTGCCGGTACGGTTGGCGTTTCATCCGGCTGATGTTCACCTGTTATAAGTTAACGTGTTACTCTGGCCCAATTGGCATTAATAATTTGGGCCATTAATTTTTTCCCTTCAATGTCAGGGTGCAGGCCGTCAATGGCGTAATGATCAGGAAGTTCGCGGGCCGCATCGCAGAAAAAGGGATCAAGGTCGATATAATAGCGCTGCTGACGGATAAAACGGTTAACGGCGTCAAATTCCTCCCGCCAGTTAGGCACCGTCTCTTCATTAAACGCACGGGCAATGGCGGCGGGATTGATGGGCGGCAGAGTGAGAAAGATCGGGCGGATGCCGTATTTTAAACATTTGTCCCGGATTGCCGTCAAGTCTTTTATCACTTCGGATGCCGGCGTGCCGCCGCGCAGACTGTTGGTTCCGCCCAGAATTATTAGGTATTTGGGTTGAAAGGGCAGGACGTCTCTCTCAAACCGGGCGGCCATGGTTGCCGAAGTGTCGCCGCTGCGCCCCAGGTTGACGACCGGAAAGTTGAGATAGGTCTGAAAACTATATTCCCAATCGGCCGGCGAATAGGAGATGGCGCCGCCGCCATGGGTGATGCTGTCGCCGAAGGTGGCGGCGTAATTGCCTTTGGAGAGGTCTACCACATACGGAGCGGCATCGGAAAACACGCCGACCGGGTTGCCGGCAGCGTCCAGCCCGCGTACCCGCCAGTAATAAGTGCCCGGGCGGATCCGGGGTTCATCATCATAGCAGTCAATACCTTCAACCCGTTTACTCCAGATGCGGTGACGGGAAGGCACGATGTCATTGGGGTTTTCCGGAGGCTGGTCGGTCACTTCTACTTCGTACTGCGTAGCACCGATAATCGGGATCCAGGAGTAGACAGGATACAGCGGCGTCGGCATACCGTCTCGGTTGAGATCGGCATTAATAAGCGGCTTGTGTAGCTGGGGCAGGGAACGGTCAATAAAAATTTCCGCTGCGTCGGAAAAAACGCCCAGGGGATGGCCATTGTAGTCCAAAGCTCGCACCCGCCAGTAAAGGTGATCGCCGCCATAAGCGGAAAGGTCGGCTTGATAACCGTTGGTAAAGACCTCCTGGGAAGCAAAGAACCGGTGGCGGGAAGGCAATATGTCGTTCGGGTTTTCCGGTGGTGCGCTCAAAAGTTCGATTTCGTAGTAGACGGCACCTGGGACGGTTGTCCACGTTAGGAAAGGCCGGACGGGCGCCGGGTCGTGATGGGGATAGTGAGAAGTAGCAACTGGCTTCACCGCATGAAAATTTACGGCGGCAACGTCGGCTATTTCCGCCAGGTTGACTGCTTCGGAGTAGCGGCCTACCGGCAGACGCAGCAGGCTGCGAGCCGTTACCCGCCAATAGGTGCGGAAGGGGAATTTTTGGTCAATGACAAACTTGGGTTCCCGCGTTCGGTAACGGGCAATTCGCTCGGTCGGCCCTGCGGGCTCGCGGTCATCAGCCGGCGGGTGATTGAGCACTTCGATTTCATAGTAAACAGGATAAGGAAGTTTGTCCCAGGTAAGGATATATTCGTTGCTGACGGCGACGATGTTCAGGGTAGGCTTGAAATGAGCAAGAGCACTGCGCAGCCAGCTGTCGGCCGCTACTATTGTCAGGGGGATAAGCATAAGGATTAAGATAGTTTTTAATTTTTTCCAGTGACGCATCAAATTACACCTATTCGTTGAAAATTTTGGTGGACAGTCATTAGAATTTCCCGGATGGTTATATAGTTAACCGCTCAATAATAATTTTACGACAAGATACAAAGGAAAAGCCAGTTGGAAAACCCAACTGGCTTAGAAGTACACATCGCGCGTTCCTGCTTCAATCTGTTTAAGCCGCCGTTCGGTTTCTTCCCGTACCGGCGCTTGCGGAATCTGGTCAAGACTGGCGCGGATTAGCTCTTCGCCCTTTGCCTTGGTCTGGGGATCGGCATAGTCCAGCAGATATTCTTTAAAGGTCAAAATAGCGTTCGGCAGACAAACATTTTGGATTTCACCGGTTTTAGCCAGCTGCATAAACCGGTCGCCGGTGCGTCCCTGGCGGTAGCAGGCGGTACAATAGCTGGGAATAAACCCTTTATCGCAGAGCATACGGATTATTTCGTTGGGGGACCGGTGATCGCCAGGCTCAAACTGCATGCCGTTTGCGCAACTGTCGTGCTCGCGGTAGACCTGGTGGTAGCCACCGACACCGGTGCACGAGCCGGCGCTGATTTGCGAAACGCCATAGGTAATGAGCTCATCGCGCAGAGACGGCTGCTCGCGAGTGGATAAAATTATGCCGGTGTATGGGACGGCCAGACGGATAATGGCAACAATTTTCTTAAACTCTTCGTCACTGACGAGGTGCGGGAATTGAGAAAGATCCATACCCCCCGCCGGACGGAGACGAGGAACCGATATAGTATGCGGCCCGACTCCGAAAGTTTTTTCCAAGTGTTCAGCATGGAGGAAAAGGGCGATTGTCTCATATTTATAATCATACAAACCGTACAACACGCCGATGCCTACATCATCAATCCCGGCCTGCATGGCCCGGTCCATGGCGGTCGTATGCCAGTTGTAATCGCTTTTTGGTCCGGTTGGGTGCATGGCGGCATATGTCGGTCGGTGGTAGGTTTCTTGAAAGAGAATATAAGTGCCAATGCCAGCGCTCTTTAGTTTGCGGTATTCTTCTACCGTAGTCGCCGCAACGTTCACGTTAACGCGGCGAATACTGCCGTTGCCATCGCGGATGCTGTAGATAGTTTTGATACAGTCTACTACATAATCTATTGGGCAGTTGACCGGATCTTCACCGGCTTCCACGGCCAGCCGCTTATGACCAAGCGATTCCAAAATTTCGACTTCTTCCTTAATTTCCGCCAGCGTCAGCCGGCGCCGGAGCTGCTGACGGTTACCAGTGCGGTAGCCGCAGTAGACGCAGTTGTTAATGCAGAAGCTGGAGATGTACAGCGGGGCGAATAGAACGATGCGGGTGCCGTAAATGGCCAATTTTACTTTAGCGGCCGCAGCGTACATTTCCCGGAGCAGATTTGGGTCTTCGACTTCCAGCAGAACGGCTACCTCCTCCGCCGTCAGCCCCCGAAAAGCCAGTGCCTTGTTAATGATGCGGCGCACCAGTGGTTCATCCTTGGCTTTGGTTTTGGCCGCTTCCTGCAACGACATGATAAGGGTGTCGTCAATAAAGGCGTCGGAAGTGCGCTCAAGATCATTAATCATTTATTTGCCTCCCTTTTCTGTCGTGCTTCTGGCAGTAAGGGCCGATTTGACGGTAACGCCGGGTAAATTGCCTAACCGTCCGGTTAACGCGCCTACGTCGTCGGTCGTACCTTCGATAATCAGGGCGATTACGCCGACATTTTCCTCGTGCCGTGGGACGCCCATGCGGCCGATAATAATATGACTGTAGTCACTGATGATGGCATTTACTCTGTCAACGATTGTTTTGGGGTCATCAATGACAATACCAATTACTCCGATACGTTTGGCCACAGTGTTTCCTCCCGGCGCAAAATACAAGGCCTTCTTTTTGCGCACGCAAA
Proteins encoded in this window:
- a CDS encoding HesA/MoeB/ThiF family protein; amino-acid sequence: MAIGCWPTVIGSVFFRRSVVVKMKDGAVPERYQRNIGTIGAAGQARLLASTVAIVGAGGLGGLVVELLARAGVGRLKIIDGDNFALHNLNRQILATMDNIGQNKAVVAAARVAAINPDVEAIAVPCMLDEKNAQSFLAGVQVVVDALDNIKTRLVLAAAAARLGLPLVHGAIAGCTGQVMTVFPGDPGLAHVYRGMTGAERGVEALLGNPAPTPALAAALQAQEVIKILTGLGQPIRNKLLYFDTEQNIFEFFHFA
- the moaC gene encoding cyclic pyranopterin monophosphate synthase MoaC; this encodes MELSHFNEAGKARMVDVTAKNDTVREAVAEGRVTMRPQTLELVKKGAMGKGDVLAVAQVGGIMGAKRTWELIPMCHPLLLTGVNIEFTLREEISAIDIRATVKTTGKTGVEMEALTAVSVAALTIYDMCKAVDKDMIVEYIRLTAKSGGKSGNYQREESV
- a CDS encoding MOSC domain-containing protein — encoded protein: MRGKIVAVCISKNKGERKTNVGTGRLLTGLGLEGDAHAGFQHRQVSLLALESIEKMRQKGLDVKPGDFAENLTTEGIELTTLPVGARLKIGDALLEVSQIGKECHTRCSIYYQAGDCVMPKEGIFAIVVQPGVVSVGDIIEVVDNV
- a CDS encoding MogA/MoaB family molybdenum cofactor biosynthesis protein, which gives rise to MFSIGIITASDKGSRGEREDMSGKTIAEMLAGLGTVKRYVVVPDDQAVISREIIYMADELKIDLILTTGGTGLGPRDVTPEATLAVIDRQVPGIAEAMRAKSLEKTSRAMLSRAVAGLRGRTLIINLPGSPKGVRECLEVVLPALEHGLAIMKGEAGECGGAPAH
- a CDS encoding ABC transporter permease, producing MENFWNGLIQAIALLASGDAEVYQVTLLTLFVSGTATLISVVVGLPLGLWLAFRDFPGKSICLSLINFGMGLPPVVVGLVVSLLFWRYGPLGMLGLMYTPWAMIIAQALIASPIVAGLSFAAIAGLNPKLRWQLLSLGATSWQANWLLIREARLGLLAAVMAGFGGVVSEVGASMMVGGNIKGQTRVLTTATVMEVSKGNYDIALAFSFILLMLAYTVIILLTILQQKGRKAW
- a CDS encoding ABC transporter ATP-binding protein yields the protein MQPVLRMTGVKVRRQGRTVLDIDHFAVAPGELVAIIGPNGAGKSSLLQVLNLFLPYCGKVELFGQNAAATEPLTLRRRCAMVFQETLLLDGTVFENVALGLKFRQLPQEVVKEKVAAALDVFHCGHLASRQASRLSGGEAQRVCLARAFVTDPELLLLDEPFASLDPSTRTALLTELRQLAQVRSMTVLLVSHNFTDVLYFADRAVAMAQGRIIQDGHPEVLLRQPADETVAKLVGMDNIFACTVEPGSEQTVVRLTESIRFTLPGRHEAVRCCLPADAIYLWDERLSFERPPWVVVDGVVRQVVAGIGAERIMVQAEGIVFTLLAPRRQDTNRLQAGVPVRLAFHPADVHLL
- a CDS encoding SGNH/GDSL hydrolase family protein; its protein translation is MRHWKKLKTILILMLIPLTIVAADSWLRSALAHFKPTLNIVAVSNEYILTWDKLPYPVYYEIEVLNHPPADDREPAGPTERIARYRTREPKFVIDQKFPFRTYWRVTARSLLRLPVGRYSEAVNLAEIADVAAVNFHAVKPVATSHYPHHDPAPVRPFLTWTTVPGAVYYEIELLSAPPENPNDILPSRHRFFASQEVFTNGYQADLSAYGGDHLYWRVRALDYNGHPLGVFSDAAEIFIDRSLPQLHKPLINADLNRDGMPTPLYPVYSWIPIIGATQYEVEVTDQPPENPNDIVPSRHRIWSKRVEGIDCYDDEPRIRPGTYYWRVRGLDAAGNPVGVFSDAAPYVVDLSKGNYAATFGDSITHGGGAISYSPADWEYSFQTYLNFPVVNLGRSGDTSATMAARFERDVLPFQPKYLIILGGTNSLRGGTPASEVIKDLTAIRDKCLKYGIRPIFLTLPPINPAAIARAFNEETVPNWREEFDAVNRFIRQQRYYIDLDPFFCDAARELPDHYAIDGLHPDIEGKKLMAQIINANWARVTR
- the hydG gene encoding [FeFe] hydrogenase H-cluster radical SAM maturase HydG translates to MINDLERTSDAFIDDTLIMSLQEAAKTKAKDEPLVRRIINKALAFRGLTAEEVAVLLEVEDPNLLREMYAAAAKVKLAIYGTRIVLFAPLYISSFCINNCVYCGYRTGNRQQLRRRLTLAEIKEEVEILESLGHKRLAVEAGEDPVNCPIDYVVDCIKTIYSIRDGNGSIRRVNVNVAATTVEEYRKLKSAGIGTYILFQETYHRPTYAAMHPTGPKSDYNWHTTAMDRAMQAGIDDVGIGVLYGLYDYKYETIALFLHAEHLEKTFGVGPHTISVPRLRPAGGMDLSQFPHLVSDEEFKKIVAIIRLAVPYTGIILSTREQPSLRDELITYGVSQISAGSCTGVGGYHQVYREHDSCANGMQFEPGDHRSPNEIIRMLCDKGFIPSYCTACYRQGRTGDRFMQLAKTGEIQNVCLPNAILTFKEYLLDYADPQTKAKGEELIRASLDQIPQAPVREETERRLKQIEAGTRDVYF
- a CDS encoding TM1266 family iron-only hydrogenase system putative regulator; this translates as MAKRIGVIGIVIDDPKTIVDRVNAIISDYSHIIIGRMGVPRHEENVGVIALIIEGTTDDVGALTGRLGNLPGVTVKSALTARSTTEKGGK